A window of the Leptospira bandrabouensis genome harbors these coding sequences:
- a CDS encoding tetratricopeptide repeat protein, whose amino-acid sequence MSGPIVRNYKGGSIVYFEKDKAEDIFVLQKGRVVLTYTNINGVELKEDVKLGEFFGVKSAIGRYPREETAQVIGAATVLVFKVPEFEKFVSDKTHLIIKMLKVFSSQLRQVHRQVREILGQGEAKNPAFELMNVAEVFYKNGNFEHAAYAFEKYLQHYPDGMYVDRARQLVDLARKKTPFPLTIQELVYKPEPGAQAGKLQEMLKTMAVPAQNASSSVDPNSILSQYDKASTLMNAGKYAESIDLFKMVSERTDSVTQEEEQFVENSLFYMGKSSFKAKDYPGAITHFSNFIKKYPKGLLLKENLYHLALATEASGEKEKAKQLFQKVTQMPPLDDSISEDAKSKLKGGK is encoded by the coding sequence TTGTCAGGTCCTATAGTACGTAATTACAAAGGAGGTTCCATCGTCTACTTCGAGAAAGATAAGGCGGAGGATATCTTTGTACTACAAAAAGGTCGTGTTGTACTAACTTACACGAATATCAACGGCGTGGAACTCAAAGAAGATGTAAAACTCGGTGAGTTTTTCGGAGTGAAGAGTGCCATCGGTCGTTACCCAAGGGAAGAAACGGCACAAGTCATAGGAGCCGCTACAGTTCTTGTCTTCAAAGTCCCCGAATTCGAGAAATTTGTCTCAGACAAAACCCATCTCATCATCAAAATGCTGAAAGTTTTCTCAAGCCAACTCCGCCAGGTTCATCGCCAGGTTAGGGAAATCCTCGGACAAGGGGAAGCTAAGAACCCAGCCTTTGAACTCATGAACGTTGCCGAAGTTTTTTACAAAAATGGAAACTTTGAACATGCCGCTTACGCATTCGAAAAATACTTACAACATTATCCGGACGGAATGTACGTTGACCGAGCCCGCCAACTCGTCGATTTAGCTCGTAAAAAAACCCCTTTTCCTCTCACCATACAAGAGTTAGTTTACAAACCAGAACCTGGTGCCCAAGCAGGCAAACTTCAGGAAATGTTAAAAACGATGGCAGTTCCCGCACAAAACGCAAGTTCCAGCGTGGATCCCAATTCCATTCTTTCCCAATATGACAAAGCTTCGACTCTAATGAATGCAGGGAAATATGCAGAATCCATCGACCTTTTTAAAATGGTCTCGGAAAGGACAGATTCGGTTACCCAGGAAGAAGAACAGTTTGTAGAAAACTCATTATTTTATATGGGTAAGTCTAGTTTCAAAGCCAAGGACTATCCCGGTGCGATAACTCATTTTTCTAATTTTATTAAAAAATACCCCAAAGGTCTTTTACTCAAAGAAAACCTTTACCACCTAGCACTTGCTACAGAAGCATCCGGCGAAAAAGAAAAAGCCAAACAGTTATTCCAAAAGGTAACACAGATGCCACCTTTGGATGATAGTATCTCGGAAGATGCTAAATCCAAACTCAAAGGAGGCAAATAG
- a CDS encoding amidohydrolase family protein, which produces MGNSVLFQSASLYRNGKLETSDLIVDGEKISAIDTNLSPNNDTVTISLKGKKVYPGFINSHDHLLASYLPKVGGTEKHQSWLSYDNLYKSSGVFAERQQVDPEILYYLGAYKNLFSGVTTVFDHIPHHVQNPFRGILPVKLISDYTLAHSIGNYSLGWGEGPALEYRMAEHAGLPFVTHLAEGVDDDSKQSLRLLEKMDALGGHSVLVHCLPFGLKEVEKILEKGASVVWCPTSNLHIFGKTTNIKLFLDMGVNVCLGTDYSASGSLHLLEELKTAKSIYFGLYGEELPESTLLKMITENPRKAFRLGNPDAMMPGLSADLLVINDDKHNAEINVSELTWKHIDLVVIDGYPIYGSEEYKSLFVHFGLETEEFSIDGKTKLVAGSPKKLLKQVSDSVGYKKSLAFLPNF; this is translated from the coding sequence ATGGGAAACTCGGTCCTCTTCCAATCGGCTTCTCTGTATCGAAATGGAAAATTAGAAACCAGTGATCTTATTGTGGATGGTGAAAAAATTTCTGCCATCGACACAAATCTTTCACCAAACAACGATACAGTGACAATTTCCTTGAAGGGAAAAAAAGTTTATCCAGGTTTTATCAATTCCCATGACCATTTACTCGCAAGTTACCTACCGAAAGTAGGAGGAACAGAAAAACACCAGTCTTGGTTGTCTTATGATAATCTTTATAAAAGTTCAGGAGTGTTTGCAGAACGCCAACAAGTAGATCCAGAAATTTTATATTATCTAGGTGCTTATAAAAATTTATTCTCTGGTGTCACAACCGTATTTGACCATATTCCTCATCATGTTCAAAATCCATTTCGAGGAATCCTTCCTGTCAAACTCATCTCCGATTACACTTTAGCTCATTCGATCGGAAACTATAGTTTAGGTTGGGGCGAAGGACCTGCACTTGAATATCGTATGGCAGAACATGCAGGTCTTCCCTTTGTCACACATTTGGCAGAAGGAGTCGATGATGATTCCAAACAATCCCTTCGCCTTTTAGAAAAAATGGATGCCCTTGGCGGACATTCTGTACTCGTTCACTGTTTGCCTTTTGGCCTAAAAGAAGTTGAAAAAATTCTAGAAAAAGGTGCATCCGTAGTTTGGTGCCCAACTTCTAATTTACATATTTTTGGAAAAACAACCAATATCAAACTTTTTTTAGATATGGGAGTTAATGTATGTTTGGGGACAGATTATTCCGCAAGTGGATCACTCCATTTATTAGAAGAATTAAAAACAGCAAAATCGATTTATTTTGGTTTGTATGGGGAAGAATTACCGGAATCAACTCTATTAAAAATGATTACAGAAAACCCAAGAAAGGCATTTCGATTGGGTAATCCAGATGCCATGATGCCTGGTCTTTCTGCCGATTTACTTGTAATCAACGATGATAAACATAATGCAGAGATAAATGTTTCCGAACTTACATGGAAACATATTGATCTTGTTGTCATCGATGGATACCCGATTTATGGGTCAGAAGAATACAAGTCACTCTTTGTTCATTTCGGTTTAGAAACAGAAGAATTTTCCATTGATGGAAAAACGAAACTCGTAGCTGGTTCACCAAAAAAACTCCTGAAACAAGTTTCTGACAGTGTCGGTTATAAAAAGAGTTTGGCTTTTTTACCTAATTTTTGA
- a CDS encoding LIC_10271 family cell wall hydrolase: MRKFRYILILLGILFGSSLSPKQNPKAEIPSSYRVTKGDSWFGIARKFKISPETLAKLNGRTTSENLYEREVLRIPKGNEKLAVSQESILKEKPAFPLTQKEKVLKKYSELTYDPHKGIQFQRGNSSLVRASLPGKVVHVDYMDGYENFVILEHQNGLYSVYGNLERIQVTEGQQVNSKDRLGILSKDKGLYFQMNRQKQNLNPERILEVGI; encoded by the coding sequence GTGCGAAAATTTCGATACATTCTAATTTTATTAGGGATTTTGTTTGGATCCTCTCTTTCCCCGAAACAAAATCCAAAAGCGGAAATCCCCTCTTCCTACCGTGTGACCAAAGGGGATTCTTGGTTTGGGATTGCCAGAAAATTCAAAATTTCACCAGAAACCTTAGCAAAGTTAAATGGTCGCACCACCAGTGAAAACTTGTATGAAAGGGAAGTTTTACGAATTCCCAAAGGAAATGAAAAACTTGCGGTTTCCCAAGAATCAATTCTGAAGGAAAAACCTGCCTTTCCCTTGACCCAAAAAGAAAAAGTCTTAAAAAAATACTCCGAACTTACGTATGATCCTCACAAAGGAATCCAATTCCAGCGAGGAAACTCTTCTCTTGTACGGGCAAGCCTACCTGGAAAAGTGGTCCATGTAGATTATATGGATGGGTATGAAAACTTTGTCATCCTAGAACACCAAAACGGCCTTTATTCTGTTTATGGGAACTTGGAACGAATCCAAGTGACCGAAGGACAACAAGTAAATTCAAAAGATCGTCTCGGAATTCTATCAAAAGACAAAGGCCTCTATTTCCAAATGAACAGGCAAAAACAAAACCTAAATCCGGAACGAATTTTGGAGGTTGGCATTTAA
- the fusA gene encoding elongation factor G — protein sequence MTSATQATKRDPKLERIRNIGISAHIDSGKTTLTERILFYTNKIHAIHEVRGKDGVGATMDSMDLERERGITIQSAATYATWKDITINIIDTPGHVDFTIEVERSLRVLDSAIMVLCGVAGVQSQSITVDRQMKRYNVPRVAFINKLDRTGANPWRVIEQLREKLHLNAHAVQLPIGLENDLKGIVDLVEMKAYYFEGPNGQDIKITDIPDELKAQANEKREALLDAVSLFSDELTEEMLEGAPTEARIKEAIRRGVLALKFVPVFMGSAFKNKGVQRLLDGVADYLASPYDVENKAKEIGNEENEFNLESDPEKPLVCLAFKLEDGRYGQLTYVRVYQGRLEKGMTIYNSSNNKRHNIGRLVRMHSNDMEDISKAEAGDIVALFGIDCASGDTFTDGKAKVTMESMFVPNPVISLTIECKESKQLPNLAKALNRFTKEDPTFQTEIDKESGQTIIKGMGELHLEVYIERMKREYGVDLVTGAPQVAYRETITKSAEFDYTHKKQTGGQGQFSRVAGYIEPIPQEEGKDYEFVDKIVGGSIPREYIGSCDKGFRSCLERGSLIGFPIIGVRCVINDGAYHDVDSSDMAFQIGARYGFRQGFSKAAPIILEPIMRVEVEGPTEFQGAILASVNQRRGMILNTTEENGYAKIEAEVPLADMFGYSTVLRSSTQGKAEFAMEFSKYAPVPRNVADELMKKYKVNNKDEE from the coding sequence ATGACCTCTGCGACGCAAGCAACCAAACGTGATCCAAAATTGGAAAGAATCCGTAATATCGGGATTTCCGCACACATTGACTCAGGGAAAACAACCCTAACAGAACGTATCTTATTTTATACGAACAAAATTCACGCCATCCACGAAGTACGTGGAAAAGACGGTGTGGGTGCTACGATGGATAGTATGGATCTCGAAAGAGAAAGAGGGATCACAATCCAGTCAGCGGCGACCTATGCCACTTGGAAAGACATTACCATTAACATTATCGATACTCCAGGTCACGTTGACTTTACTATCGAAGTAGAACGTTCCCTTCGTGTACTTGACTCTGCCATTATGGTTCTTTGTGGAGTGGCTGGTGTTCAGTCTCAGTCCATCACTGTTGACCGTCAGATGAAACGTTATAATGTTCCACGTGTGGCTTTTATCAACAAACTAGACCGTACAGGTGCTAACCCTTGGCGTGTAATTGAACAACTTCGTGAAAAACTCCACCTGAATGCGCATGCAGTGCAACTTCCTATTGGTTTGGAAAACGACCTAAAAGGGATTGTTGACCTTGTGGAAATGAAAGCTTATTACTTTGAAGGTCCTAACGGACAAGATATCAAAATCACTGATATCCCAGACGAATTAAAAGCCCAAGCAAACGAAAAACGCGAAGCACTTCTAGATGCAGTTTCTCTTTTTAGTGATGAACTCACTGAAGAGATGTTAGAAGGTGCGCCAACAGAAGCACGTATCAAAGAAGCCATTCGCCGTGGTGTCCTTGCACTTAAATTTGTTCCTGTATTTATGGGTTCTGCTTTCAAAAACAAAGGAGTTCAAAGACTTCTTGATGGTGTGGCGGATTACCTTGCTTCTCCTTATGATGTTGAGAACAAAGCAAAAGAAATCGGAAACGAAGAAAACGAATTCAATTTAGAATCCGATCCAGAAAAACCATTAGTTTGTCTTGCATTCAAACTAGAAGACGGTCGTTACGGTCAGTTAACTTACGTTCGTGTTTACCAAGGTAGACTCGAAAAAGGTATGACGATCTATAATTCGTCTAACAACAAACGTCATAACATTGGTCGTCTTGTTCGTATGCACTCTAACGATATGGAAGATATTTCAAAAGCAGAAGCAGGAGATATCGTAGCTCTATTTGGTATCGATTGTGCCTCTGGGGATACTTTCACAGATGGAAAAGCAAAAGTGACTATGGAGTCCATGTTTGTTCCAAACCCTGTAATCTCACTTACTATCGAATGTAAAGAATCAAAACAACTTCCAAACCTTGCGAAGGCTCTCAATCGTTTCACAAAGGAAGATCCTACCTTCCAAACAGAAATCGATAAAGAGTCTGGACAAACCATCATCAAAGGGATGGGGGAACTCCACCTCGAAGTTTACATCGAACGTATGAAACGTGAGTATGGTGTAGATCTAGTGACTGGTGCTCCTCAGGTGGCTTACCGTGAAACAATCACGAAGTCTGCTGAATTTGATTACACTCATAAAAAACAAACGGGTGGTCAAGGTCAGTTCTCTCGTGTGGCAGGATACATCGAACCAATTCCACAAGAAGAAGGAAAAGATTACGAATTCGTAGATAAAATCGTGGGTGGTTCCATCCCTCGTGAATACATCGGCTCTTGTGATAAAGGTTTCCGTTCTTGTTTAGAAAGAGGATCCCTGATTGGATTCCCGATCATCGGAGTTCGTTGTGTGATCAATGACGGTGCTTACCATGATGTGGATTCATCTGATATGGCCTTCCAAATTGGTGCTCGTTACGGGTTCCGCCAAGGATTCTCGAAAGCAGCTCCTATCATCCTTGAGCCAATTATGCGTGTGGAAGTAGAAGGACCTACAGAATTCCAAGGTGCGATCCTTGCTTCTGTGAACCAAAGACGTGGTATGATCTTAAACACAACTGAAGAGAACGGATATGCTAAAATTGAAGCAGAAGTTCCTCTAGCTGATATGTTTGGATACTCCACAGTGCTTCGTTCTTCTACTCAAGGAAAAGCTGAGTTTGCAATGGAATTTTCCAAGTATGCTCCTGTTCCAAGAAACGTAGCAGACGAGCTTATGAAAAAATACAAGGTCAACAACAAAGACGAAGAATAA
- a CDS encoding TrkH family potassium uptake protein — translation MPLARLKRFFRTLSFARLVCLGFFTAILFGSFALYISEEGELSYVDSFYLSASSICVTGLSPVRLSGLNPGTHWIMLFLIQLGGLGIISFTVIVGFLITQGISRNARFNAFVGAAIDTQPETESLATNEVNRMLLSIINISFSLEILGAIGLYLHMPDGVECGNSRWFFSLFTAVSSFNNAGFSLTDDLSALKFDPFSLYIVSGLVIFGGIGFPVIILLEKFLLTVFVRIVYRIEVMAETLMMEKALKTGNVPRFLLLPAQFSAFLENRIEDYNKHLRGETTRIQSKLLVYGSFALLLFGFVGIYFLERSNPHTFHELALVDKISNAFFMSVCSRTAGFSTMDLGHLNDASVIIITVLMFIGGGPQGTAGGIKITTFVLLLAYLKNVIQPSKPVMLFGETVSKNSVAVAIRVYFLATIALAVVFIFLGILDQNQHSLHVIFFELISSFSTVGFTLNLTSQLGDIEKLFYAAVMYVGRVGIFTVLIAATGHSGVPKMGTVDDGVKIQVG, via the coding sequence ATGCCACTAGCGCGCTTGAAGCGATTTTTTCGAACACTGTCCTTTGCCCGACTTGTATGTTTGGGTTTCTTTACAGCCATCCTATTTGGGTCGTTTGCCCTTTATATCTCCGAAGAGGGGGAACTTTCCTATGTGGATAGTTTTTACCTCTCCGCCTCTTCCATTTGTGTGACAGGACTTTCTCCCGTACGACTCTCTGGCCTAAATCCAGGGACACACTGGATCATGTTATTTCTCATTCAGCTAGGTGGGCTTGGTATCATTAGTTTTACTGTGATAGTCGGATTTCTCATCACCCAAGGAATTTCTCGGAACGCCCGTTTTAATGCCTTTGTCGGTGCAGCCATTGATACCCAACCCGAAACCGAATCCCTTGCTACCAATGAAGTCAATCGGATGTTACTCTCCATTATTAATATTTCCTTTTCCTTGGAAATCCTCGGAGCCATTGGATTGTATTTGCATATGCCAGATGGGGTGGAATGTGGAAATTCTCGTTGGTTCTTTTCCTTGTTTACCGCGGTTTCTTCCTTCAATAACGCCGGTTTTTCGTTAACCGATGATCTAAGTGCTTTAAAGTTTGATCCTTTTTCTTTGTACATAGTTTCAGGACTTGTGATTTTTGGTGGGATTGGATTTCCGGTGATCATCCTTTTGGAAAAGTTTCTTTTAACAGTCTTTGTGCGAATTGTTTACCGCATAGAAGTGATGGCAGAAACTCTGATGATGGAAAAAGCCTTAAAAACAGGGAATGTTCCTAGGTTTTTGTTACTTCCTGCTCAGTTCTCTGCCTTTTTGGAAAACCGGATTGAAGATTATAATAAACACCTAAGAGGAGAAACCACAAGAATCCAATCTAAACTATTGGTTTATGGTTCGTTCGCCTTGTTATTGTTTGGTTTTGTGGGGATTTACTTTTTAGAACGTTCCAATCCTCATACTTTTCATGAGTTGGCATTGGTTGATAAAATCTCAAATGCATTTTTTATGTCGGTATGTTCTAGAACAGCTGGGTTTTCTACGATGGATCTTGGGCATTTGAACGATGCCTCAGTGATTATCATTACGGTTCTTATGTTTATAGGTGGTGGCCCCCAAGGAACCGCCGGTGGTATTAAAATTACCACCTTTGTTTTGTTACTTGCTTATTTAAAAAATGTAATCCAACCATCTAAACCTGTCATGTTATTTGGTGAAACTGTCTCCAAAAATTCTGTGGCAGTTGCCATTCGAGTTTACTTCCTTGCCACAATCGCATTGGCTGTTGTTTTTATTTTTCTTGGGATCTTAGATCAAAACCAACATTCTTTGCATGTTATCTTTTTTGAACTCATTTCTTCCTTTTCTACCGTTGGGTTCACTTTGAACTTAACTTCTCAATTAGGAGACATTGAAAAGTTATTTTATGCAGCAGTTATGTATGTGGGACGAGTTGGAATCTTTACCGTTCTCATTGCTGCGACGGGCCATTCCGGAGTTCCTAAAATGGGAACTGTTGACGATGGTGTGAAAATCCAAGTAGGTTAG